From Miscanthus floridulus cultivar M001 chromosome 15, ASM1932011v1, whole genome shotgun sequence, the proteins below share one genomic window:
- the LOC136506629 gene encoding luminal-binding protein 4-like, whose amino-acid sequence MLLDEDPSTYPDSRPREFWYRRGEVVVIDLGNTNSCVAGYTGSGKTTDDDTMFQFCIPSWVAFTDNGTSLVGEAAKNHAAANPEATIFGFKRLLGLRRNRWYDEDIVQGAIQRVPYKIGTRDYDTAIVQVTASDGSVKQLEFSEVASMVVAELKNKAEEYLGRTVEYAVMTIPQHFAAAHSGAAEYAGKMAGLDVVWTVTEPTAAAVAHGLHTKLRERGTALVLRVGGGSSDASLVVLLDGRFQVFGYRMDNFLGGDDFDDRVVDYFAKRIKLKHGVDISQDRIGLGKLRAACENAKKALSSQDHVQVIVESLVDGVDFSEPLSRSEFEELNDDLFRKVMNLVETAMVNRGGIKWSKSKIGEIVMVGGSAVIPRIQNLVRDYFDGREPNIRRKPDEAMALGAALYVHSL is encoded by the exons ATGCTCCTTGACGAGGACCCAAGTACGTACCCCGACAGTAGGCCGAGGGAGTTCTGGTACCGGCGCGGAGAAGTGGTCGTCATCGATCTAGGCAACACCAACTCTTGCGTCGCCGGCTACACCGGCTCCGGCAAGACGACCGACGACGACACCATGTTCCAGTTCTGCATCCCCTCCTGGGTCGCCTTCACCGACAACGGCACTTCCCTCGTCGGCGAGGCCGCCAAGAACCACGCCGCCGCCAACCCCGAGGCCACCATCTTCGGTTTCAAACGCTTGCTCGGGCTAAG GCGAAACCGCTGGTACGACGAGGACATCGTGCAGGGAGCCATCCAGCGCGTGCCGTACAAGATCGGTACAAGAGATTACGACACGGCGATCGTCCAAGTGACGGCCAGCGATGGTTCAGTCAAGCAGCTCGAGTTCAGCGAGGTCGCGTCCATGGTAGTGGCTGAGCTCAAGAACAAGGCCGAGGAGTACCTCGGCCGCACGGTCGAGTACGCCGTCATGACCATCCCGCAGCATTTCGCCGCGGCACACAGCGGGGCGGCTGAGTACGCCGGCAAGATGGCCGGGCTGGACGTCGTCTGGACGGTCACAGAGCCGACCGCTGCTGCCGTCGCTCACGGCCTGCACACGAAGCTGCGCGAGCGCGGCACTGCGCTTGTCTTGCGTGTCGGCGGCGGCTCGTCCGACGCGAGCCTTGTGGTGCTGCTGGACGGCAGGTTTCAAGTCTTTGGGTATCGGATGGACAATTTCCTTGGAGGAGACGATTTTGACGACAGGGTCGTGGACTACTTCGCCAAGCGCATCAAGCTGAAGCACGGAGTGGATATCAGTCAGGACAGGATCGGTCTAGGCAAATTGAGGGCGGCATGTGAGAATGCCAAGAAGGCATTGAGCAGTCAAGATCATGTCCAGGTGATTGTTGAGTCCCTCGTTGATGGTGTCGATTTCTCGGAGCCGCTCTCACGGTCGGAGTTTGAGGAACTGAATGATGATCTGTTCCGCAAAGTCATGAACTTGGTGGAAACAGCCATGGTGAACAGAGGTGGTATAAAGTGGAGCAAGAGCAAGATCGGTGAGATTGTTATGGTCGGTGGGAGTGCCGTGATACCCAGGATTCAAAACCTCGTCAGGGATTACTTTGATGGAAGGGAGCCTAACATACGGAGGAAACCGGATGAAGCGATGGCTCTTGGAGCTGCACTTTACGTCCATTCTCTTTAG
- the LOC136507189 gene encoding protein FAR1-RELATED SEQUENCE 5-like, protein MTFESEVKAYEMYNAYAGNVGFSIRKSQTRHRGDGSICQKYIVCSCQGHGETQTSKDSTRTGCDARVQFSVSREGTWTVQKVVLDHNHYFASTNKSHKLRSQRRVVEADRMLINQIRQAGMKPTQVYEFMKEFYGGSDKVPFSKMDCKNKIGRERRKYLESNDAQTVLEYLKNKQIEDPTFFYAIQIDEDDGRMANFFWADGQSIMDYACFGDVVSFDTTFQTNKLEMPFAPFVGTDHHKQTIIFGAALVFNETIESFVWLFETFLTAMSGKHPSTIFTDQDATTAGAIAYVFRNTSHRLCLWHIYLNATKHLGHVIQKHPDKFLPNFKRCVYEDRSEDMFIQKWHELSSKYDLEKNQWMANLYDLRKRWAIVYRDSFTANMASTQRSEGMNNVFKKRFRRRLGLSELLVECEKVFASLHENELDAEFNSRRKTPITYSPNLPLLKTAAESYTRRMYSEFEEEFKLHFSFSCKLLQTDGSVLTYMVTHMHSVHGATVIFNAVDMDITCSCRKFESIGILCKHAFKVFSVNDVFNLPSKYVLNRWTKYAKRGFYIEKQGAEKKNMKTHAARISRKATSLALKCSVSKQLLVHLEKAVDNLVLEVDNSLSKEPEKTDEVPLVSTNCDTNTLKGSISFRVPRVVKSAKTRRLQSAVEKNTKKKKKKRSAKKKGVSPTHCCQLLLFLSWLLLY, encoded by the exons ATGACTTTTGAATCAGAGGTCAAAGCTTATGAGATGTATAATGCCTATGCTGGTAATGTTGGGTTCAGTATAAGAAAGAGCCAGACAAGGCATCGAGGAGATGGTAGTATATGTCAAAAGTATATTGTTTGTAGTTGCCAAGGACATGGAGAAACTCAGACATCAAAGGATAGTACAAGGACAGGTTGTGATGCACGTGTTCAGTTTAGTGTCAGCAGAGAGGGGACTTGGACAGTGCAAAAGGTTGTACTTGATCACAATCATTATTTTGCTAGTACAAATAAATCGCATAAGCTGAGATCCCAACGACGTGTTGTAGAAGCGGATAGGATGTTGATTAACCAGATACGACAAGCTGGAATGAAGCCAACACAGGTATATGAGTTTATGAAGGAGTTTTATGGAGGATCTGACAAAGTTCCATTCTCAAAGATGGACTGCAAAAATAAAATTGGTCGTGAGCGTAGGAAGtacttagaatcaaatgatgctCAAACAGTTCTAGAATACTTGAAGAATAAGCAGATAGAAGATCCTACATTCTTTTATGCCATTCAAATAGATGAGGATGATGGTCGGATGGCTAATTTCTTTTGGGCAGATGGTCAGTCTATCATGGATTATGCATGCTTTGGTGACGTTGTGTCATTTGACACCACTTTTCAAACTAATAAGCTTGAAATGCCATTTGCACCATTCGTTGGAACCGACCATCATAAGCAAACAATAATTTTTGGTGCTGCTTTGGTATTTAATGAGACCATTGAATCATTTGTTTGGCTCTTTGAAACCTTTCTAACAGCAATGTCAGGAAAGCATCCAAGTACAATTTTCACCGATCAAGACGCAACCACGGCAGGAGCAATTGCCTACGTATTTAGGAATACAAGCCATCGTCTCTGTTTGTGGCACATCTATCTTAACGCCACTAAACATCTCGGGCATGTAATTCAGAAGCACCCTGATAAGTTTCTACCTAATTTTAAGAGATGTGTGTATGAAGATAGATCTGAAGATATGTTCATCCAGAAGTGGCATGAATTGTCGAGTAAGTATGACCTTGAGAAGAACCAATGGATGGCAAACCTATATGATTTGAGAAAAAGGTGGGCTATTGTCTACCGTGATTCATTTACAGCTAATATGGCCTCGACTCAAAGGAGTGAAGGCATGAACAATGTATTCAAGAAAAGATTCCGTAGGAGACTTGGACTTTCAGAGCTTCTTGTAGAATGTGAGAAGGTTTTTGCTAGCCTTCATGAAAATGAGTTAGACGCGGAATTTAACTCGCGTCGAAAAACCCCGATTACTTACAGCCCAAATTTGCCTTTGTTGAAGACTGCAGCTGAATCATATACAAGGAGGATGTATTCAGAGTTTGAAGAAGAATTTAAACTGCATTTCTCATTCTCTTGTAAATTGTTGCAAACAGATGGGTCAGTTTTGACATATATGGTTACGCATATGCATTCTGTTCATGGAGCAACTGTCATCTTCAACGCTGTAGATATGGACATTACGTGTTCCTGCAGAAAGTTTGAGTCCATAG GTATACTATGCAAGCATGCCTTCAAAGTCTTCAGTGTGAATGATGTTTTCAATTTGCCGTCCAAATATGTACTAAACAGATGGACAAAATATGCGAAAAGAGGATTTTATATTGAGAAACAAGGAGCGGaaaagaaaaatatgaaaacacatgCTGCACGCATCTCACGAAAGGCGACATCCCTTGCACTGAAGTGCTCAGTGTCAAAACAACTTCTTGTTCACTTGGAGAAAGCCGTCGATAATTTAGTTTTGGAAGTGGATAACTCTCTAAGCAAGGAGCCAGAAAAAACTGATGAGGTTCCTTTAGTATCGACTAACTGTGACACAAACACATTGAAAGGATCAATATCATTTAGAGTTCCTCGGGTCGTAAAAAGTGCAAAGACTAGACGGCTCCAAAGCGCAGTTGAAAAGAacacaaagaagaagaagaagaagagaagtgcAAAGAAAAAAGGTGTTTCTCCTACCCATTGCTGTCAGCTCCTTCTGTTTCTGTCATGGCTGCTTTTATACTGA